From a region of the Miscanthus floridulus cultivar M001 unplaced genomic scaffold, ASM1932011v1 fs_786_2_3, whole genome shotgun sequence genome:
- the LOC136533100 gene encoding probable protein S-acyltransferase 7 — MITVPAPVPPVGGVLARNCGYRPRPLLPQQRANCSSPSNRRLCPGVFLRLFATSCRRSSLHPSQPHLPRATALPTLPVAKKVPFNVSAHGRSWSDPYHWMRDTSDPDLAALLAAENAGWLTRSGPVDRFFYMFVFSTTLLCLYVFGFCWVLIVKIRNEEQITIWKAMAKTPASIALIIYTFIAVWFVGGLSVFHLYLMSTNQTTYENFRYRYDQRANPYNRGVIENIKEIFFTTIPPSKNNFCGRVQQEHGLRPRPTNGFMSPNMGRAVGDIEMGRKPVAWDEPRMAAEIGDLGAGLSNLLEDKDGRFCSASPDLSRDALAVGGGLEEQGSSAMNPGRSSWGVEAGR; from the exons GCCCAGGCCACTCCTTCCGCAGCAAAGAGCAAACTGCAGTAGCCCATCAAACCGGCGCCTGTGCCCCGGCGTGTTCCTCCGCCTCTTCGCCACTTCCTGCCGCCGCAGCTCCCTCCACCCCTCGCAGCCGCACCTCCCGAGAGCTACAGCTCTCCCGACGCTTCCTGTGGCGAAGAAGGTCCCCTTCAATGTGTCGGCGCACGGGAGGTCGTGGAGCGACCCGTACCACTGGATGCGCGACACCTCCGACCCGGACCTCGCGGCCCTCCTCGCCGCAGAGAACGC AGGATGGCTCACCCGGAGCGGTCCCGTGGACAGGTTCTTCTATATGTTTGTATTCTCAACAACTCTGCTCTGCCTGTATGTCTTTGGGTTCTGCTGGGTGCTCATTGTTAAGATCAGAAATGAAGAGCAGATAACAATTTGGAAGGCAATGGCAAAGACCCCTGCATCTATTGCTTTAATCATCTACACATTCATTGCAGTCTGGTTTGTTGGTGGCCTCTCTGTGTTCCATTTGTATCTCATGAGCACAAATCAG ACAACATATGAGAACTTCAGGTATCGCTATGATCAACGAGCCAACCCATACAACAGGGGAGTCATAGAAAACATCAAAGAGATCTTCTTTACAACGATCCCTCCTTCCAAGAACAACTTCTGTGGTAGGGTCCAACAGGAGCATGGTCTGAGGCCTCGTCCAACAAATGGTTTCATGAGTCCAAACATGGGGAGAGCTGTTGGCGACATTGAGATGGGTAGAAAACCAGTGGCTTGGGATGAGCCTAGGATGGCAGCTGAGATTGGTGATTTAGGAGCAGGTCTGAGCAACTTGTTGGAGGACAAGGATGGCAGGTTTTGTAGCGCATCTCCAGATCTCAGCCGTGATGCCCTTGCAGTTGGAGGAGGCTTGGAAGAGCAAGGCTCCTCAGCGATGAACCCTGGGCGTTCAAGCTGGGGAGTTGAAGCAGGTCGATGA
- the LOC136533104 gene encoding uncharacterized protein, with amino-acid sequence MTCYVHIGTCRISPDHRFLAYTVDTSGGELFSLEVKDLLSEHVIFSPPNKGIVFVIESDNLREGLWPIRKRVDKVQYFLEHHNGFFYILTNAPVNDTETTTEGYYLARCRAEKSLVDRWQIVTLPTPDCTIQDMDIFHDNLVLYLQKNGTPLFCSINMPIDVDVQEPKELDDLNPWFFPIPSELCSIVAGSNNDFMSSTYRLVVSSPVIPDLTVDYDLRKKTFTILHQEEVTTLSANLGSLGFKSNASSIQQNMHLVENSQSWSDLSKLFSCQRIEVISHDGVSIPLVILYSREAHFHGESPGILYGYGAYGEDLDKSWCSERLSLLSRGWVLAFADVRGGGDLSWHLAGTKANKINSIQDFAACGMHLIKEGFVHQNRLCAIGCSAGGLLVGAVINMLPDLFSAAVLKVPFLDICNTMLDPTLPLTVLDYEEFGDPNIPAEFEAISSYSPYDNLAPGVCYPPVLVTASFNDTRSLGSC; translated from the exons ATGACCT GTTATGTCCACATTGGGACTTGTCGAATCTCTCCAGATCATAGGTTTCTTGCATATACAGTTGATACATCTGGGGGTGAACTATTTTCCCTTGAAGTGAAAGATCTTCTGTCTGAGCATGTCATCTTTAGTCCACCAAACAAGGGAATA GTTTTTGTGATCGAATCTGATAATCTAAGAGAAGGCTTATGGCCTATACGGAAACGTGTTGACAAAGTTCAGTACTTTTTGGAGCACCACAACGGGTTCTTTTACATTCTTACCAATGCTCCTGTAAATGATACCGAAACGACAACTGAAGGCTACTATCTGGCCAGGTGTAGGGCTGAAAAGTCACTGGTGGATAGATGGCAG ATTGTGACGTTACCTACGCCGGACTGCACCATTCAGGATATGGACATTTTTCATGATAATTTAGTTCTCTATCTTCAAAAGAATGGGACTCCTCTTTTTTGCTCCATCAATATGCCAATTGATGTTGATGTTCAG GAGCCAAAGGAACTTGATGATCtcaatccatggtttttccccaTACCGTCAGAGTTATGCAGCATTGTTGCTGGATCCAACAATGATTTCATGTCATCTACTTATCGGCTAGTTGTTTCATCACCTGTG ATACCAGACTTAACTGTGGACTATGATTTGAGAAAAAAGACTTTCACCATCCTTCATCAAGAGGAAGTAACTACCCTCTCTGCAAATCTAGGCAGCCTGGGCTTTAAATCCAATGCTTCAAGCATCCAACAAAACATGCATCTTGTTGAAAATTCACAAAGTTGGAGTGATCTTTCCAAGCTATTCTCATGTCAAAGGATTGAAGTTATATCACATGATGGTGTTTCAATACCTTTAGTCATCCTGTATTCACGGGAAGCACATTTTCATGGAGAATCACCTGGGATCTTATACGGTTATGGAGCTTATGGAGAAGATTTGGACAAAAGCTGGTGTTCTGAGAGGTTAAGTCTCCTCTCTCGAGGTTGGGTTCTTGCATTTGCAGATGTTAG GGGTGGAGGGGATTTATCATGGCATCTGGCAGGAACCAAAGCTAACAAGATAAATTCAATTCAAGATTTTGCTGCATGTGGTATGCATCTCATAAAGGAAGGCTTTGTTCACCAAAATCGACTTTGTGCTATAGGCTGTAGTGCTGGTGGTCTGCTAGTAGGCGCCGTCATTAATATGCTTCCAGACTTATTTTCTGCTGCAGTTCTCAAG GTTCCTTTTCTTGATATCTGCAACACAATGTTGGATCCTACTTTGCCTCTCACTGTCTTGGACTATGAAGAGTTTGGAGACCCTAATATCCCAGCTGAATTTGAGGCGATCAGCAGTTATTCTCCTTATGATAACTTAGCACCTGGTGTATGCTATCCTCCAGTCCTGGTGACTGCCTCGTTTAATGATACAAG GAGTTTGGGAAGCTGCTAA
- the LOC136533101 gene encoding rhamnogalacturonan I rhamnosyltransferase 1-like, whose amino-acid sequence MGGGGGGGKSEKVRRSSSARVKLWVARASTVLLWTCVVHLAAYRELWAPSVLTRWPGCLNHPHVVQNPSEEVAMAVAVADAGQRHAARAVVLPPKRIYKNNGYLMVSCNGGLNQMRAAICDMVTIARYLNVTLIVPELDKASFWADPSDFQDIFDVDYFIASLRDEVRILRQLPPRLKRRVGMGFLRSLPPVSWSDIDYYHHQILPLIKKYKVIHLNRTDARLANNGLPMEIQKLRCRVNYNALRFTPEIENLGRRLVQVLRRNGPFVVLHLRYEMDMLAFSGCTHGCSNMEAEELTKMRYGYPWWKEKVIDSDAKRKDGLCPLTPEETALVLQALGIDRSYQIYIAAGEIYGGQRRMAALTLAYPNVVRKETLLPSELSLFQNHSSQMAALDYMVSLESDIFIPTYDGNMAKVVEGHRRYLGFKKTVLLDRRHIVELVDEYRNGTLSWTEFSSAVMASHISRMGEPSRRQMIPDKPKEEDYFYANPHECLPAEGISVL is encoded by the exons atgggcggcggaggaggaggcgggAAGTCCGAGAAGGTGCGGCGTTCGTCGTCGGCGCGGGTGAAGCTGTGGGTAGCGCGCGCCAGCACCGTGCTGCTCTGGACGTGCGTCGTCCACCTCGCGGCCTACCGGGAGCTCTGGGCGCCTAGCGTGCTCACCAGGTGGCCTGGCTGCCTCAACCACCCGCACGTCGTGCAGAATCCATCGGAGGAGGTGGCGATGGCGGTGGCTGTGGCGGACGCCGGCCAGAGGCACGCAGCGCGCGCTGTGGTGCTTCCACCCAAAA GAATCTACAAGAACAATGGCTATCTGATGGTCTCCTGCAACGGTGGGCTTAACCAGATGCGAGCAGCA ATTTGTGATATGGTAACAATTGCAAGGTATCTGAACGTTACTCTTATCGTACCAGAGTTGGATAAAGCTTCATTTTGGGCTGATCCCAG TGATTTTCAAGACATATTTGATGTGGACTACTTCATAGCATCACTAAGAGACGAGGTCCGAATTCTGAGACAACTGCCTCCAAGGCTTAAAAGAAGAGTAGGAATGGGATTTCTTCGGTCCCTGCCACCAGTCAGTTGGTCTGATATCGACTATTACCATCATCAG ATTCTACCTCTGATAAAGAAGTACAAGGTCATTCACCTAAACAGGACAGATGCTCGCCTTGCAAATAATGGCTTACCCATGGAAATTCAGAAACTAAGGTGTCGTGTCAATTACAATGCTTTGAGATTTACCCCTGAAATAGAAAATCTGGGCAGACGTTTGGTTCAAGTTCTTCGCCGGAATGGACCCTTTGTAGTTCTTCACTTACGGTATGAGATGGACATGCTTGCCTTCTCTGGATGCACACATGGTTGCAGCAACATGGAGGCTGAAGAGCTCACAAAAATGAG ATATGGCTACCCATGGTGGAAGGAGAAAGTGATTGACTCTGATGCCAAGAGGAAAGACGGGCTCTGTCCTTTAACACCGGAGGAGACTGCACTGGTGTTGCAGGCACTCGGAATTGATCGCAGTTATCAAATTTACATTGCCGCAGGTGAAATATATGGTGGACAAAGAAGAATGGCTGCTCTTACCTTGGCTTATCCCAATGTG GTTAGAAAAGAGACACTGTTGCCTTCAGAACTCAGTCTTTTCCAGAACCATTCTTCCCAGATGGCAGCACTGGATTACATGGTATCCTTGGAGAGTGATATTTTCATACCCACTTATGATGGTAACATGGCAAAAGTTGTAGAAGGTCATCGCAG ATATTTGGGATTTAAGAAGACGGTACTGTTAGATCGGAGGCATattgtcgagcttgtagatgaGTACAGAAACGGCACATTGAGCTGGACTGAGTTCTCCTCTGCTGTCATGGCGTCACATATCAGCCGCATGGGCGAGCCGTCTAGGAGGCAGATGATTCCCGACAAACCCAAGGAAGAGGATTACTTCTATGCGAACCCACACGAGTGTTTGCCCGCAGAAGGCATTTCAGTCTTGTGA
- the LOC136533102 gene encoding pentatricopeptide repeat-containing protein At1g50270-like, translating into MGNKAATHEHDFLSLYAAATAAKEAPLLLHDSKAPPPASQGNFLLKTHDFLQPLDQKPGAPLEPSPPLPASAAESRHRQQQVVHALPLPGGVGTFSISPAPVSVALPAAAVVKSEPPFVLWGQPAATLQPGARGHQQQQQQWALPFAGAGQVRPPPQQAPPDRKARGGGGGGVMESGSRSSGGAGFDDDDGLTTHREVSSSLQELTVRKRMTGVEGMSPHALVAMGAGWKWQPVHVHQLHAHLLVSGRLSGSPAPAALALLRVACRVRGSPCLRPLAHNLLDRIPHPSPHLLHSAARLASRLRLPSLALRHYLALRARYPAFLPPAPAIADVLKSAPGRAAHAHALRVAAHAVDARFLDNTLISMYFACGDGCRARQVFEGMSDRDVVTWTSLISGLVQNGCPLQGLRHFASMMHSEVCADFVLLVSVLKAYMELDDFPGATAAHALVVKSGFDNELDVVITLTAMYAKFGCIVSARALFDRVPTPRVNVVLWNAMISGYSKNGLANEAVQLFKQMRKVARSLTPDSVTLRSVILACAQLGSVELAEWMDCYVQGSEYRDDVLVNTALIDMYSKAGSIDSAQTVFERMHVQERDVVVWSALIGGYGVHGHVEEAVALFEDMKRAGVKPNDVTFLGLLSACNHAGAVEEGWSYFHSMKHDYGIEPRHQHYACIVDLLARAGHLDRAYRFIIDMPIKPEMSVWGALLHGCRMHEHSDMALAEHAAQHIFELEHSNAGHYVQLANLYASAGMWSHVAGLRVTMRGRGVSKATGCSSIDINGEMHSFHAGDHSHPRAAEIFAVLNLVSPTPVGDLTVRVDRKAGSCSDGGTDQRPNTPRSKHSATEQRRRSKINDRFQILRELLPHNDQKRDKATFLLEVIEYIRFLQEKVQKYEATFPEWNQENAKMLPWSNMYFRSFWKNAQSKGQIPGDSPPDPSHFMRNGSSPGSNFTGKLDDNHNIVTSAAASGAQDQAETDHMASGCYRSADTPANITNNAISQSQPQWTGPSPVDDSAVNREMLNIQQLAIDEGTISVSSNYSQELLNSLTDTLQSSGVDLSQASISVQINLGKRAVKRPVAGVSSNSKV; encoded by the exons ATGG GGAACAAGGCGGCGACGCACGAGCACGACTTCCTCTCGCTgtacgccgccgccaccgccgctaaGGAGGCTCCTCTCCTGCTCCACGACTCCAAGGCGCCGCCGCCTGCCTCTCAAG GTAATTTCCTCTTGAAGACGCACGACTTCCTGCAGCCGTTGGATCAGAAGCCGGGAGCGCCGCTGgagccgtcgccgccgctgcccgcTTCCGCCGCGGAGAGCAGGCACCGGCAGCAGCAGGTGGTGCACGCGCTGCCCCTGCCCGGCGGCGTCGGCACCTTCAGCATCAGCCCCGCTCCCGTGTCGGTCGCGCTGCCGGCGGCGGCCGTCGTCAAGTCGGAGCCGCCGTTCGTGCTCTGGGGCCAGCCTGCCGCGACGCTGCAGCCGGGCGCGCGAG ggcaccagcagcagcagcagcagtgggcGCTCCCCTTCGCCGGCGCCGGGCAGGTcaggccgccgccgcagcaggcaccaccggataggaaggctcgcggcggcggcggaggcggagtcATGGAGTCTGGCTCCAGATCCAGCGGCGGGGCGGggttcgacgacgacgacggcctcACCACGCACCGCGAGGTCTCCTCCTCGCTCCAAG AGTTGACGGTGAGGAAGAGGATGACTGGTGTGGAAGGGATGAGTCCGCACGCGCTGGTGGCGATGGGCGCGGGCTGGAAGTGGCAGCCGGTCCACGTCCACCAGCTCCACGCACACCTCCTCGTCTCCGGCCGCCTCAGCGGCTCGCCTGCCCCAGCCGCGCTTGCGCTGCTGCGCGTCGCCTGCCGCGTGCGCGGGTCCCCTTGCCTCCGCCCGCTCGCCCACAACCTGCTCGACCGAATTCCCCACCCGTCCCCGCACCTCCTCCACTCCGCAGCGCGCCTCGCCTCCCGCCTCCGCCTGCCTTCCCTCGCGCTCCGCCACTATCTGGCTCTCCGTGCGCGCTACCCGGCCTTCCTCCCGCCCGCCCCTGCCATTGCCGACGTGCTGAAGTCCGCCCCTGGCCGGGCAGCACATGCCCACGCACTACGAGTTGCCGCACACGCGGTGGACGCTCGTTTCCTTGACAACACGCTCATCTCCATGTACTTTGCCTGTGGCGACGGCTGTAGGGCACGCCAAGTATTCGAGGGAATGTCCGACCGGGATGTTGTCACATGGACTTCACTAATATCTGGACTTGTGCAGAACGGTTGCCCCTTACAAGGGCTTCGCCATTTTGCATCAATGATGCACAGTGAGGTGTGCGCCGACTTTGTGCTGCTCGTATCCGTCCTCAAAGCCTATATGGAGCTCGATGACTTTCCTGGTGCCACAGCAGCCCATGCCTTAGTGGTCAAGAGTGGCTTTGACAACGAACTAGATGTGGTGATCACTCTGACAGCCATGTATGCTAAGTTTGGGTGCATCGTGTCTGCTAGGGCACTCTTTGATAGGGTGCCAACCCCACGGGTGAACGTGGTCCTTTGGAATGCCATGATATCAGGTTACTCTAAGAATGGCCTTGCCAATGAAGCAGTGCAACTTTTCAAGCAGATGAGGAAGGTTGCAAGGAGCTTGACCCCTGACTCTGTTACCTTGCGGTCGGTGATCCTGGCTTGTGCTCAGCTTGGATCCGTAGAACTTGCAGAATGGATGGATTGCTATGTCCAAGGCAGCGAGTACAGGGATGATGTGCTTGTTAACACAGCGCTGATTGACATGTATTCCAAGGCAGGGAGCATCGACAGTGCACAAACAGTCTTTGAACGTATGCACGTGCAGGAGCGGGATGTGGTCGTCTGGAGTGCTTTGATTGGTGGTTACGGGGTGCATGGCCATGTCGAGGAGGCTGTTGCCCTGTTCGAGGACATGAAGCGTGCTGGGGTGAAACCAAATGATGTGACATTCCTGGGCCTCCTGTCAGCTTGCAACCACGCCGGTGCTGTGGAGGAAGGGTGGAGCTACTTCCATTCAATGAAACATGACTATGGAATCGAGCCCCGGCACCAGCATTATGCCTGCATAGTAGACCTGCTTGCTCGTGCTGGTCATCTTGATAGGGCTTACCGGTTTATAATTGACATGCCCATCAAGCCAGAAATGAGTGTGTGGGGTGCATTGCTTCACGGTTGCAGGATGCATGAGCACTCAGACATGGCGCTGGCTGAGCATGCTGCGCAGCACATTTTTGAGCTGGAGCATTCCAACGCAGGGCATTATGTGCAGCTTGCAAACCTGTATGCATCTGCTGGGATGTGGAGCCATGTTGCTGGTCTCAGGGTCACCATGAGAGGGAGGGGCGTTAGCAAGGCAACAGGGTGCAGCTCCATTGATATCAATGGAGAGATGCACTCCTTCCATGCAGGGGATCATTCACATCCTAGGGCTGCTGAGATTTTTGCCGTGCTTAATCTTGTTTCTCCAACTCCAGTTGGGG ATTTGACAGTAAGGGTGGACAGGAAGGCTGGGAGCTGCAGCGATGGTGGTACAGATCAGCGGCCAAACACACCGCGGTCAAAACACTCGGCCACAGAGCAGCGCAGACGCAGCAAGATCAATGATAG GTTTCAGATACTTAGGGAGCTGTTGCCACACAATGATCAAAAGAGAGACAAAGCAACATTTCTCTTGGAG GTTATTGAATATATACGGTTTTTGCAAGAGAAAGTGCAAAAATACGAGGCAACATTCCCAGAATGGAACCAAGAAAATGCAAAGATGCTTCCATGG TCAAATATGTATTTTCGATCATTCTGGAAAAATGCACAG AGTAAAGGCCAAATCCCTGGAGATTCCCCGCCTGACCCTTCACATTTCATGAGAAATGGATCCTCCCCTGGATCTAATTTCACAGGGAAACTCGATGATAATCACAACATAGTGACATCTGCAGCTGCATCAGGGGCACAGGATCAGGCAGAAACTGATCACATGGCTAGCGGGTGCTACAGATCAGCAGATACACCGGCGAATATTACAA ACAATGCTATATCTCAGTCCCAACCTCAATGGACAGGTCCGTCCCCTGTGGATGATTCTGCAGTGAACAGGGAAATGCTTAACATCCAGCAGTTGGCGATAGATGAAGGAACGATCAGCGTGTCCAGTAACTATTCCCAAGA GTTACTTAACTCGTTGACTGACACCCTTCAAAGCTCAGGTGTAGATTTGTCCCAAGCCAGCATCTCTGTGCAGATCAACCTGGGAAAGCGTGCTGTCAAGAGACCTGTTGCTGGTGTATCCTCCAACTCCAAGGTATAG